Proteins from a genomic interval of Chanodichthys erythropterus isolate Z2021 chromosome 8, ASM2448905v1, whole genome shotgun sequence:
- the LOC137024534 gene encoding scavenger receptor cysteine-rich type 1 protein M130-like, translating to MDVKQQKETLWSHKLPSNPWSKVIHTRQGRIENKNRQAAYYNRHATDLDPLKQGNRVRVQPEEQNMEKSDSCESCGLQVTVSVIGSCESLSLFRGLTGASFFSVFEGAEGETESNKQCVEQKKMEGCLTLVLLSSIVTLTTSDLETVRLVDGNSPCSGRVEVLHAGLWGTVCSYNWDKTDAAVVCREIGCGEALEAVSKAHFGQGSGPIWMDYVACSGSESTLKNCGSLGWGVHNYCGHYQDAGVKCSGELLVDGSHLCSGRVEMYFGGRWVSVCAAAFDQQDAEVVCRELDCGIPVQVLGEDAFGKGKGQIGSKEIQCTGSESHIRRCKSSSLHNINCTHDNDVGLICSGYTDLRLVNGPDICSGRVERQYFSKWGTVCDACWDMRAASVLCRQLNCGIVVSVVGSDWFGEGSGEIWADVFDCDGNETKLSECSISSWSRAECSHRRDVGVICSGSSLAVHDGLVRLSGERQCEGEVEVSIHQVWRRVLLDSWSLTESSVVCRQLGCGSVLNFSGSSSSSPEHSHECVTGFQCSGSEAHLGNCSSPQTLNCSSTQQLSITCLGEKSNIWADSSVVSRGSIRLVGSGGDCAGRLEVFHSGSWGTVCDDSWDIKDAHVVCRQLQCGVALSNQQVPAWFGPGSGPIWLDEVECEGNETSLWSCSSPGWGKHDCQHKEDVGVVCSEFKEIRLTEGCEGNVEVFYNGSWGNVCWNQMETDTVSLICQELNCGRSGVLSDSTPRVKSAPNWMDEVKCRPHDSNLWQCPSSPWGQNDCNEDEVAKITCSTQGNSTRLTCSTSPSPHQRQCSNNVPLRLSGGEGRCSGRLEVYHNAVWGSVCDDLWDISDAQVVCRQLGCGAALRADGNSVFGAGEGVVWLNRVECRGNEIHLWDCPLSLKNHTDCSNKDHAGLTCADLPDLSVSTTPATTTSSSPPVSQTVSSTSVSPPQTPPSLSVLVIVLGVVLFLLLVPLLILIQQNRVMRRALSKRRHRSTTEAVYEEIHHRHNHFTQRGSLISEELHSGYEDADELLSG from the exons GTAACAGTGAGTGTCATTGGCAGCTGTgagagtctctctctctttagggGACTGACAGGAGCCAGTTTCTTCAGTGTGTTTGAGGGAGCAGAAGGAGAAACAGAGTCAAACAAACAGTGTGTCGAGCAGAAGAAGATGGAGGGATGTCTGACACTCGTTTTACTCTCCTCTATAGTCACTCTAACAACATCTG ATTTGGAGACTGTTAGGTTAGTTGATGGTAACAGTCCCTGCAGTGGTCGAGTGGAGGTTCTTCATGCTGGTCTGTGGGGAACAGTGTGTAGTTATAACTGGGATAAGACTGATGCTGCAGTGGTGTGTAGAGAGATAGGATGTGGAGAGGCTCTAGAGGCTGTGAGTAAGGCTCACTTTGGACAAGGATCAGGACCAATCTGGATGGATTATGTGGCTTGTAGTGGATCAGAGTCAACACTGAAGAACTGTGGATCATTAGGATGGGGTGTTCATAATTACTGTGGTCATTATCAAGATGCTGGAGTCAAATGTTCAGGTGAGCT ACTTGTGGACGGATCTCACCTGTGCTCTGGGAGAGTGGAGATGTATTTTGGAGGACGATGGGTTTCAGTGTGTGCTGCTGCCTTTGACCAGCAGGATGCAGAGGTTGTGTGTCGAGAGCTGGACTGTGGGATTCCTGTACAGGTGCTGGGAGAAGATGCTTTTGGAAAAGGAAAGGGTCAGATTGGATCAAAAGAGATTCAGTGCACAGGAAGTGAATCACACATTCGACGCTGTAAATCATCATCTTTACATAATATAAATTGCACCCATGACAACGACGTTGGACTGATTTGTTCTG GTTACACTGACCTCAGACTGGTCAATGGTCCTGACATCTGTTCTGGTCGAGTTGAGCGTCAGTACTTCAGTAAATGGGGCACAGTGTGTGATGCATGCTGGGATATGAGAGCTGCCAGTGTCCTCTGTAGACAGCTGAATTGTGGGATTGTTGTGTCTGTTGTGGGATCAGACTGGTTTGGAGAGGGAAGTGGTGAAATCTGGGCTGATGTGTTTGATTGTGACGGGAATGAAACAAAACTCTCAGAATGTTCCATCTCTTCATGGAGTCGAGCTGAATGTTCTCATAGACGAGATGTTGGAGTCATCTGCTCTG GTTCCTCTCTGGCTGTTCATGATGGTCTGGTGCGGTTGTCTGGAGAGAGACAGTGTGAGGGGGAGGTGGAAGTTTCCATCCATCAGGTCTGGAGGAGAGTTCTGCTGGACTCCTGGAGTCTCACTGAATCCTCTGTGGTCTGCAGACAGCTGGGCTGTGGCTCTGTGCTGAACTTCTCCGGCTCCTCTTCATCCAGTCCTGAACACAGTCATGAGTGTGTGACGGGCTTCCAGTGCTCTGGGAGTGAAGCTCATCTGGGGAACTGCAGCTCTCCACAAACTCTCAACTGCAGCTCCACACAACAGCTGTCAATCACCTGCCTTGGTGAGAAGAGCAACATCTGGGCAGATTCTTCAGTTGTTA GTCGCGGGTCCATCAGGCTGGTGGGTTCTGGGGGAGACTGTGCAGGGAGGCTGGAGGTTTTTCACAGCGGCTCCTGGGGGACAGTGTGTGATGACTCCTGGGATATTAAAGATGCCCATGTGGTGTGCAGACAGCTGCAGTGTGGAGTGGCCCTCAGTAACCAGCAGGTACCAGCCTGGTTTGGTCCTGGTTCTGGACCCATATGGCTGGATGAGGTGGAGTGTGAGGGGAATGAGACGTCCCTGTGGAGCTGCTCTTCTCCAGGCTGGGGAAAACATGACTGTCAACACAAGGAGGATGTAGGAGTCGTGTGCTCAG AGTTTAAAGAGATCAGGTTAACTGAGGGCTGTGAAGGGAATGTGGAGGTTTTCTACAATGGATCCTGGGGTAATGTGTGCTGGAATCAGATGGAAACAGACACAGTGAGTCTGATCTGTCAAGAGCTGAACTGTGGAAGATCTGGTGTTTTGTCTGATTCTACACCAAGAGTGAAATCAGCTCCTAACTGGATGGATGAAGTGAAATGTCGACCACATGATTCAAATCTGTGGCAGTGTCCATCTTCACCCTGGGGACAGAATGACTGTAATGAAGATGAAGTGGCCAAAATCACCTGCTCAA CCCAGGGCAATTCcac TCGTCTGACCTGTTCTACCTCACCATCTCCTCACCAGAGACAGTGTTCAA ATAATGTTCCTCTCAGACTGAGTGGAGGGGAGGGCCGGTGCTCTGGGAGGCTGGAGGTGTATCATAACGCTGTGTGGGGCTCAGTCTGTGATGATCTGTGGGACATCAGCGATGCTCAGGTGGTCTGCAGACAGCTGGGTTGTGGAGCAGCACTGAGGGCTGATGGGAATTCAGTCTTTGGTGCTGGTGAAGGTGTTGTGTGGCTGAACAGAGTCGAGTGCAGAGGGAATGAGATTCACCTGTGGGACTGTCCTCTCTCCCTGAAGAACCACACTGACTGCTCCAACAAAGATCACGCTGGACTCACCTGTGCAG ATTTGCCAGATTTGTCAGTGTCCACTACTCCTGCCACAACAACATCATCTTCTCCTCCAGTTTCTCAGACAGTGAGCTCAACATCAGTCTCTCCTCCACAAACTCCTCCGTCTCTCTCTGTGCTTGTGATTGTACTGGGAGTTGTGCTCTTCCTGCTCTTAGTGCCACTGCTTATACTGATTCAGCAGAACAGAGTGATGAGGAGAG CTCTCTCTAAGAGGAGACACAGGAGCACGACTGAGGCCGTTTATGAGGAGATTCATCACAGACACAATCACTTCACTCAGAGGG GGAGTCTCATCTCTGAAGAACTGCATTCTGGGTATGAAGATGCTGATGAGCTTCTCTCAGGTTAG